The Monodelphis domestica isolate mMonDom1 chromosome 7, mMonDom1.pri, whole genome shotgun sequence genome window below encodes:
- the CISH gene encoding cytokine-inducible SH2-containing protein, whose protein sequence is MIFCIQGPHPLLEEERIGRLTLAGLTVGLPEPVMQPLSVTPFQEEEEAPPLTENELPQVRDPEEDLLCIAKTFTYLRESGWYWGSLTAFEAKQHLQKMPEGTFLVRDSTHPSYLFTLSVKTNRGPTNVRIEYADSKFRLDSNCLSKPRILAFPDVVSLIQHYVTSCTTDGKNDTPYPPPASLLPTHKDTVPTTAAVAAVHLKLIQPFVRKNSAPSLQHLCRLTINKLTAEVDQLPLPKRIGDYLRQYPFQL, encoded by the exons ATGATCTTCTGCATCCAGGG ACCCCATCCTTTACTGGAAGAAGAGAGGATTGGCAGGTTGACACTAGCTGGGCTAACTGTGGGATTACCAGAGCCTGTCATGCAGCCCCTGTCTGTGACCCCCTTCCAAGAGGAGGAAGAGGCACCACCCTTGACTGAGAATGAGTTGCCTCAAGTCCGTGATCCTGAGGAAGACCTGTTATGCATTGCCAAGACCTTCACCTACCTGCGGGAATCTG GTTGGTACTGGGGATCTCTCACGGCATTTGAGGCCAAGCAACATCTTCAGAAGATGCCTGAAGGTACCTTCCTCGTGCGGGACAGTACTCACCCCAGCTATCTGTTCACACTTTCTGTCAAGACCAACAGAGGCCCCACCAACGTTCGCATAGAATACGCCGACAGCAAGTTCCGGCTGGATTCAAACTGTCTGTCCAAGCCACGGATTTTGGCATTCCCAGATGTGGTCAGCCTCATCCAGCATTATGTCACATCTTGCACAACTGATGGCAAGAATGACACCCCTTACCCACCCCCTGCCTCACTTTTGCCCACTCACAAGGACACAGTTCCCACCACGGCAGCAGTGGCAGCTGTCCACCTGAAACTCATCCAGCCTTTTGTCCGCAAGAACAGTGCTCCTAGCCTACAACACTTATGCCGGCTGACCATTAACAAGCTCACTGCTGAGGTTGACCAGCTGCCTCTGCCTAAGCGGATAGGGGACTATCTCAGGCAGtaccctttccagctctga